Proteins encoded in a region of the Gallalistipes aquisgranensis genome:
- the cysK gene encoding cysteine synthase A, translating into MAKIATKITQLIGNTPLLETENYNRTEGLEATLLVKLEYFNPGGSVKDRIALAMVEDAERRGILAPGATLIEPTSGNTGIGLAVVAAAKGYRLILTMPETMSLERRNILKALGAELVLTPGAEGMKGAIARSESLREETPGSVILRQFENPANPAVHERTTGEEIWRDTEGKVDIFVAGVGTGGTVSGVGRILKSHKPGVRVVAVEPADSPVLSGGKPGPHKIQGIGAGFVPDTYSADVVDEVIPVESDDAFRAARKLARTEGVLGGISSGAALHAATRLALRPENRGKVIVALLPDTGERYLSTALYDFEGYRL; encoded by the coding sequence ATGGCAAAGATCGCAACGAAAATCACCCAGCTGATCGGGAACACCCCGTTGCTGGAGACCGAAAACTACAACCGGACCGAAGGGCTGGAAGCCACCCTGCTCGTGAAACTCGAATATTTCAATCCCGGCGGCAGCGTGAAAGACCGCATCGCGCTGGCCATGGTGGAAGACGCCGAACGGCGCGGTATCCTCGCTCCCGGCGCCACGCTGATCGAACCTACCAGCGGGAACACGGGCATCGGGCTGGCTGTCGTAGCGGCCGCCAAAGGGTACAGGCTGATCCTGACCATGCCCGAGACCATGAGCCTGGAGCGCCGCAACATTCTCAAGGCGCTGGGAGCGGAACTCGTGCTGACCCCGGGGGCCGAAGGAATGAAGGGAGCCATCGCACGTTCGGAAAGCCTCCGGGAGGAGACCCCGGGATCGGTGATTCTCCGGCAATTCGAAAATCCGGCCAACCCGGCCGTGCACGAACGGACGACCGGCGAGGAGATATGGCGTGACACGGAGGGGAAAGTGGACATTTTCGTGGCCGGCGTGGGCACCGGAGGTACGGTAAGCGGCGTGGGACGGATACTCAAAAGCCATAAGCCCGGCGTCCGCGTGGTGGCGGTCGAACCGGCCGACTCACCGGTGCTGTCGGGCGGGAAACCCGGCCCCCACAAAATACAGGGTATCGGAGCCGGGTTCGTGCCGGACACCTATTCGGCCGATGTGGTGGACGAGGTGATCCCCGTGGAGAGCGACGACGCCTTCCGGGCCGCCCGCAAACTGGCCCGGACAGAGGGCGTGCTCGGCGGCATATCTTCGGGTGCGGCCCTGCATGCGGCCACCCGGCTGGCCCTCCGGCCGGAGAACCGTGGCAAGGTGATCGTGGCCCTGCTGCCCGACACCGGGGAGCGTTACCTGTCGACCGCGCTGTACGATTTCGAAGGCTACCGGCTCTGA
- a CDS encoding PepSY-like domain-containing protein has translation MKKMALIATGLMLAATGAFALAASQTGASVKLPDKAQQFIRKYFPKARIIHLEAEKDFLEELTYSVDLSNGFELDFDSKGQWLEVDGDHSALPEGIVPEKIVSFVKRKHAGEKIVRIERTRKGYEAELSDDRELRFKPDGTFIGYDD, from the coding sequence ATGAAAAAAATGGCTCTCATTGCGACGGGTCTGATGCTGGCGGCCACCGGGGCCTTCGCCCTGGCCGCATCCCAGACCGGCGCATCCGTCAAACTGCCGGACAAGGCGCAGCAATTCATCCGGAAGTACTTTCCCAAGGCCCGCATCATCCATCTGGAGGCGGAAAAGGATTTTCTGGAAGAACTCACTTACAGCGTGGACCTTTCGAACGGGTTCGAACTCGATTTCGACAGCAAGGGACAGTGGCTCGAGGTGGACGGCGACCACAGCGCACTGCCGGAGGGAATCGTCCCCGAAAAGATCGTCTCCTTCGTGAAACGGAAACATGCCGGAGAGAAAATCGTCCGCATCGAACGTACCCGCAAGGGATACGAGGCGGAACTCTCCGACGACCGGGAACTCAGGTTCAAACCCGACGGCACGTTCATCGGATACGACGACTGA
- a CDS encoding helix-turn-helix domain-containing protein yields MDFQDELDRISGRIRKLRKERGYTVQELAYRCDIERSNLSRIEAGKCNVTLKTLCSICNALEVGLDDLVGSGGRDGREIRGCVGEERCEGAGTEGSFVDEIVFEIESDVR; encoded by the coding sequence ATGGATTTTCAGGATGAGCTGGATCGTATTTCGGGTAGGATCAGGAAATTGCGCAAGGAGAGGGGGTACACCGTGCAGGAGCTGGCCTATCGTTGCGATATCGAGCGGTCGAACCTGAGCCGGATCGAAGCGGGGAAGTGCAACGTCACGCTCAAAACCCTGTGCTCGATTTGCAACGCGTTGGAAGTCGGTCTGGACGATCTGGTCGGAAGCGGCGGGCGAGACGGCAGGGAAATCCGGGGCTGTGTCGGAGAGGAGCGGTGCGAGGGGGCCGGTACGGAGGGAAGTTTCGTGGACGAAATTGTCTTCGAGATAGAGTCCGACGTCCGGTAG
- the radA gene encoding DNA repair protein RadA — MAKVKKAYFCRNCGHEASKWLGRCPSCGEWNTFTEEVLQKESGAASVSLAKMPSVRPMPIREIEEPHHRRIDLGNGEVNRVLGGGLVRGSLVLLGGEPGIGKSTLSLQIALGTPGLKTLYVSGEESPQQIKMRAQRLEADNPDCLIYADTLLENIVARIDEIRPDLVIVDSIQTIYTDLIDSSPGSVSQIRECAATLLKYAKGSGTSIFIIGHITKDGMIAGPKILEHIVDVVLQFEGDNNNIYRILRGIKNRFGATFEIGVFEMRTEGLVEVTNPSEILLSHYDEPLSGIAVGAAVDGIRPYLIETQALVGNAAYGTPQRSATGYDLRRLNMLLAVLEKRLGMKMYQKDVFLNFAGGFKVSDPGLDLSVVSAVISSYFDRPLADGVCCTAEIGLSGEVRPASRSEQRISEAARLGFRRIVVSGYLRKSMPKPPKGIEVVYVNRIDEIPKAIF; from the coding sequence ATGGCAAAGGTTAAAAAAGCATATTTCTGCCGCAACTGCGGGCACGAGGCCTCCAAATGGCTGGGCCGCTGTCCCTCCTGCGGGGAGTGGAACACCTTCACGGAGGAGGTGCTCCAGAAGGAGAGCGGTGCGGCGTCGGTTTCCCTGGCGAAGATGCCGTCCGTGCGTCCGATGCCGATCCGGGAGATCGAAGAGCCGCATCACCGCCGTATCGACCTGGGCAACGGAGAGGTGAACCGCGTACTGGGCGGAGGATTGGTGCGCGGGTCGCTGGTGCTGCTGGGCGGCGAACCCGGTATCGGCAAATCGACCCTCAGCCTCCAGATCGCACTCGGGACCCCCGGTCTCAAGACCCTCTACGTCTCGGGTGAAGAGTCGCCCCAGCAGATCAAGATGAGGGCGCAGCGGCTGGAGGCGGACAATCCCGACTGTCTGATCTATGCCGACACCCTGCTGGAGAATATCGTGGCCCGGATCGACGAAATCCGTCCTGACCTGGTGATCGTGGATTCGATCCAGACCATCTATACCGACCTGATCGACTCTTCTCCGGGCAGCGTCTCCCAGATCCGGGAGTGTGCCGCCACCCTGCTGAAATATGCGAAGGGGAGCGGAACCTCCATCTTCATCATCGGGCATATCACGAAAGACGGGATGATCGCCGGGCCCAAGATTCTGGAACACATCGTGGACGTGGTGTTGCAGTTCGAGGGGGACAACAACAATATCTACCGAATCCTGCGCGGTATCAAGAACCGGTTCGGCGCCACGTTCGAGATCGGCGTCTTCGAGATGCGCACCGAAGGGCTGGTCGAGGTGACGAATCCTTCGGAAATCCTGCTGTCGCACTACGACGAACCGCTGAGCGGAATCGCCGTGGGGGCTGCCGTGGACGGTATCCGCCCCTACCTGATCGAGACGCAGGCGCTGGTGGGCAACGCAGCCTACGGTACGCCCCAGCGTTCGGCCACAGGGTATGACCTGCGGCGTCTGAACATGCTGCTGGCCGTGCTCGAGAAACGGCTGGGCATGAAGATGTACCAGAAGGACGTGTTCCTCAATTTCGCGGGCGGATTCAAGGTCTCCGATCCGGGGCTCGACCTCTCCGTCGTGTCGGCGGTGATCTCGTCCTATTTCGATCGTCCGCTCGCCGACGGGGTCTGCTGCACGGCGGAAATAGGGCTTTCGGGCGAGGTTCGTCCCGCTTCCCGCAGCGAACAGCGTATCAGCGAGGCGGCCCGGTTGGGTTTCCGTCGGATCGTGGTGTCGGGATACCTGCGCAAAAGCATGCCCAAACCCCCGAAAGGGATCGAAGTGGTCTACGTCAACCGGATCGACGAGATTCCGAAAGCCATATTTTAG
- the rseP gene encoding RIP metalloprotease RseP, translating to MEIAIKILQFVLSFSLLVLIHEFGHFIFARMFGIRVEKFYLFFNPWFSLFKFRPKNSHTEYGIGWVPFGGYVKIAGMIDESMDTEQMKQPVQPWEFRAKPAWQRLLVMVGGVLMNVVLAFAIYIGMSYTWGDTYFASSDIRYGYVYNDLGHEIGFRDGDRVLSVEGEVIEDALQIFPAIVINQARHVDVQRGDSVVRITIGEEYLPRLLNSPDFMMPRMPFVVAYAEKGMPAAEAGLLPGDTLVAFNGEPMRYFDQYQKALAAASGQTADITVVREVDGAPVTLSLPVKVSDAGKIGAALVPLQNLIPLQTRDYTFWEAIPVGFHRTGAELSNYWKQVKMIFSPKTEAYKSLGGVIAIGNIFPEYWSWEVFWKITAFLSIVLAVMNILPIPVLDGGHVMFLLYEVVTRRKPSDRFMTQAQTVGMIILFALLLFANGNDIYRFFIK from the coding sequence ATGGAGATAGCGATCAAAATACTTCAGTTCGTACTGAGTTTCTCCCTGCTGGTGCTCATCCATGAGTTCGGCCATTTTATTTTCGCCCGGATGTTCGGCATCCGGGTCGAGAAGTTCTACCTTTTTTTCAACCCGTGGTTCTCGCTTTTCAAGTTCCGGCCCAAAAACAGCCACACCGAGTACGGTATCGGCTGGGTGCCTTTCGGCGGTTATGTGAAGATCGCCGGCATGATCGACGAGTCGATGGATACCGAGCAGATGAAACAGCCCGTGCAGCCGTGGGAGTTCCGGGCCAAACCGGCCTGGCAGCGGTTGCTGGTGATGGTCGGGGGCGTGCTGATGAACGTGGTGCTGGCCTTCGCCATCTATATCGGTATGAGCTACACGTGGGGGGATACCTATTTCGCCAGCTCCGATATCCGGTATGGGTATGTCTATAACGATCTGGGACACGAAATCGGGTTCCGGGACGGCGACCGCGTGCTCAGCGTGGAGGGCGAGGTCATCGAGGACGCCCTCCAGATTTTTCCCGCCATCGTCATCAACCAGGCCCGTCACGTCGACGTGCAGCGCGGTGATTCGGTGGTACGCATCACCATCGGCGAGGAGTACCTGCCCCGTCTGCTGAACAGTCCCGATTTCATGATGCCGCGTATGCCTTTCGTCGTGGCCTATGCCGAGAAGGGTATGCCTGCCGCCGAAGCGGGGCTGCTGCCGGGCGATACGCTGGTGGCCTTCAACGGGGAGCCGATGCGCTATTTCGACCAGTACCAGAAGGCGCTGGCGGCCGCATCGGGACAGACGGCCGATATTACGGTGGTACGCGAAGTGGACGGTGCTCCTGTGACCCTCTCCCTGCCGGTGAAGGTCTCCGATGCCGGGAAGATCGGTGCGGCGTTGGTGCCGCTCCAGAATCTGATCCCGCTGCAGACGCGCGACTATACCTTCTGGGAGGCCATTCCCGTCGGGTTCCACCGGACGGGCGCCGAACTGAGCAACTATTGGAAGCAGGTGAAGATGATCTTCTCGCCCAAGACGGAGGCCTACAAGTCGCTGGGCGGCGTGATCGCCATCGGGAATATCTTTCCGGAGTACTGGAGCTGGGAGGTGTTCTGGAAGATCACCGCTTTCCTCTCGATCGTACTGGCCGTGATGAATATCCTGCCGATTCCGGTGCTGGACGGCGGACACGTCATGTTCCTGCTCTACGAGGTGGTGACCCGCCGCAAGCCGAGCGACCGTTTCATGACGCAGGCGCAGACCGTGGGCATGATTATCCTGTTCGCCCTGCTGCTGTTCGCCAACGGCAACGACATATACCGCTTCTTTATCAAATAG
- a CDS encoding 1-deoxy-D-xylulose-5-phosphate reductoisomerase, giving the protein MEKRVEERQKIVLLGSTGSIGEQTLDVVRQHADRFEVRTLTSNNNWQRLVEQALEVEPDSVVIANREHYPKVKEALAAVPVKVYAGAESLEQVARSAEADVVVNALVGYAGLAPTVSALKAGRKIALANKESLVVAGELIMRTALEKRVPIVPIDSEHSAIFQCLVGEQTPYRRIVLTASGGPFLDTPAEELERVTVEQALRHPNWKMGAKITIDSATMMNKGFEVIEARWLFGARPSQIEVLVHPQSVVHSMVEFADGAVKAQLGTPDMRLPIQYALTFPQRWPLEGERLDLARCGELTFREADPVKFPNLRLAYEALERGGNSCCVLNAANEVAVASFLGGRIGFLQITEVLERTLARVAFVREPGLDDLGASDAEARRVACEAAEEMKSKRQII; this is encoded by the coding sequence ATGGAAAAAAGAGTGGAAGAGAGACAGAAAATAGTATTGCTGGGATCGACCGGTTCGATCGGGGAGCAGACGCTCGATGTCGTGCGGCAGCATGCCGACCGTTTCGAAGTGCGGACGCTCACGTCGAACAACAACTGGCAGCGGCTCGTGGAGCAGGCGCTCGAGGTGGAGCCCGACAGTGTCGTGATTGCCAACCGGGAGCACTATCCGAAGGTGAAGGAGGCCCTGGCGGCGGTACCCGTGAAGGTCTATGCCGGGGCGGAATCGTTGGAGCAGGTGGCCCGCAGCGCGGAGGCCGACGTGGTGGTCAACGCGCTGGTGGGATACGCCGGGCTGGCCCCCACGGTGAGCGCCCTGAAGGCAGGCCGCAAGATCGCGCTGGCCAACAAGGAGAGCCTCGTGGTGGCCGGCGAGCTGATTATGCGGACGGCTCTCGAAAAACGGGTGCCGATCGTGCCGATCGACTCGGAACATTCGGCTATATTCCAGTGTCTGGTGGGTGAACAGACCCCCTACCGCAGGATCGTGCTGACCGCCTCGGGAGGCCCTTTCCTGGACACGCCGGCAGAGGAGCTGGAGCGGGTGACGGTAGAGCAGGCCCTGCGCCATCCGAACTGGAAGATGGGGGCCAAGATCACGATCGACTCGGCCACGATGATGAACAAGGGGTTCGAGGTGATCGAAGCCCGCTGGCTTTTCGGGGCGCGGCCTTCGCAGATCGAGGTGCTCGTCCATCCTCAGTCGGTGGTTCATTCGATGGTGGAGTTCGCCGACGGGGCGGTGAAGGCCCAGCTGGGTACGCCCGACATGCGGCTGCCGATCCAGTATGCCCTGACTTTCCCGCAGCGCTGGCCGCTGGAGGGCGAGCGGCTCGACCTGGCCCGGTGCGGGGAGCTGACGTTCCGGGAGGCCGATCCCGTGAAATTTCCCAATCTGCGGCTGGCCTACGAGGCGCTGGAGCGGGGAGGAAACAGTTGCTGCGTGCTCAATGCGGCCAATGAGGTGGCCGTTGCCTCTTTCCTGGGGGGGCGGATCGGGTTCCTGCAGATCACCGAAGTGCTGGAGCGGACGCTCGCACGGGTCGCTTTCGTGAGGGAACCCGGACTGGACGATCTCGGGGCCAGCGATGCGGAAGCCCGTCGGGTCGCCTGCGAAGCGGCGGAAGAGATGAAATCGAAACGACAGATAATTTAA
- a CDS encoding murein hydrolase activator EnvC family protein — protein sequence MKSERNFVYFLRNLREKHRLSLRNQHNDSEVWYMYISPANVLTGFVALVLVLFIVILTTVAYTPILDLIPGYPGNKSREMLISNIVRIDSLERELAQMQVYSDNIALIMEGKTPIVRDVTQAGDSMRVSRPETVHPSREDSLLRAELEGGGIYRLSDPAKVRTVRTGLELMPPVRGVVAEHFNPKEERFGVGIATAASQQVMAVEDGTVVLSAWSPDDGYVVQIQHPGNLLSVYKHATRVLPSTGARVKGGEVIGFTGEGLSGDAGKGLFGFELWHNGTPVDPEGYVVF from the coding sequence ATGAAATCGGAACGCAATTTCGTCTATTTCCTGAGAAACCTGCGGGAGAAACACCGCCTGAGTCTGAGGAACCAACATAACGACAGCGAGGTCTGGTACATGTATATCAGTCCCGCCAACGTGCTGACGGGTTTTGTGGCGCTGGTGCTGGTGCTGTTCATCGTCATTCTGACCACGGTGGCCTACACGCCGATTCTCGACCTGATTCCCGGCTATCCGGGCAACAAGTCGCGCGAAATGCTCATTTCCAATATCGTGCGCATTGATTCGCTGGAGCGGGAACTGGCCCAGATGCAGGTGTACAGCGACAATATCGCCCTGATCATGGAGGGGAAGACCCCGATCGTCCGCGACGTTACGCAGGCGGGCGATTCGATGCGGGTTTCGCGTCCGGAAACGGTGCATCCCAGCCGGGAGGATTCGCTCCTGCGCGCCGAACTGGAAGGCGGAGGAATCTACCGGCTCAGCGATCCGGCCAAGGTGCGCACCGTGCGTACGGGTCTCGAGTTGATGCCTCCCGTGCGGGGTGTGGTGGCCGAGCATTTCAATCCGAAAGAGGAGCGTTTCGGGGTAGGGATCGCTACGGCGGCCAGCCAGCAGGTGATGGCCGTGGAGGACGGGACGGTGGTGCTTTCCGCCTGGTCGCCCGACGATGGCTATGTGGTGCAGATCCAGCATCCCGGAAACCTGCTTTCGGTCTACAAGCACGCGACGCGGGTGCTCCCGTCCACGGGAGCGCGCGTGAAGGGGGGCGAAGTGATCGGATTCACGGGCGAGGGCCTTTCGGGCGATGCAGGCAAGGGCCTGTTCGGGTTCGAACTCTGGCATAACGGTACGCCGGTCGACCCGGAAGGGTATGTGGTATTTTGA
- a CDS encoding nucleotidyltransferase family protein: MTVKPTLLVLAAGMGSRYGSLKQMDGVGPDGEAIIDYSIYDAIRAGFGKVVFVIRHSFEKEFREIFTPERFGGRIAVEFVFQELDMLPEGFSVPEGRVKPWGTNHAVIMAAGVIREPFAVINADDFYGKDAYATISQYLQQVAGQHDRYCMVGYQVKNTLSDFGAVSRGVCEVDAQGDLVSMVERTKIERTDGRIVYHEEDGDHPLPDDAPVSMNLFGFTPDYFEHSEKYFKVFLKENMDNLKAEYYIPTMVNKLVSEGTSKMKVLHTDAQWFGVTYKEDRPKVVAKIEELIRQGVYPRSLWK; encoded by the coding sequence ATGACTGTCAAACCTACACTATTGGTTCTCGCGGCGGGCATGGGTTCGCGCTACGGTTCCCTCAAACAGATGGACGGAGTGGGCCCCGACGGGGAAGCCATCATCGACTATTCGATCTACGACGCGATCCGCGCCGGGTTCGGCAAGGTGGTGTTCGTCATCCGCCACAGCTTCGAGAAGGAGTTCCGGGAAATCTTCACCCCGGAGCGTTTCGGCGGCCGGATCGCCGTCGAATTCGTATTCCAGGAGCTCGACATGCTTCCCGAGGGATTTTCGGTTCCCGAAGGGCGCGTGAAGCCCTGGGGCACGAACCATGCCGTCATCATGGCGGCCGGCGTGATCCGCGAACCGTTCGCCGTGATCAATGCCGACGACTTCTACGGCAAGGACGCCTACGCCACCATTTCTCAATACCTGCAACAGGTGGCCGGCCAGCACGACCGTTACTGCATGGTGGGCTATCAGGTGAAGAACACCCTTTCCGACTTCGGAGCCGTGTCGCGCGGCGTGTGCGAAGTGGACGCGCAGGGGGACCTGGTTTCGATGGTCGAGCGCACGAAGATCGAACGCACAGACGGCAGGATCGTCTACCACGAGGAGGACGGCGACCATCCGCTGCCGGACGACGCACCCGTGTCGATGAACCTTTTCGGTTTCACGCCCGACTATTTCGAGCATTCGGAAAAATACTTCAAGGTGTTCCTGAAGGAAAACATGGACAACCTCAAGGCCGAATACTACATTCCGACCATGGTCAACAAGCTGGTTTCGGAGGGCACGTCCAAAATGAAAGTGCTCCACACCGACGCCCAGTGGTTCGGCGTGACCTATAAGGAGGACCGGCCCAAAGTGGTGGCCAAGATCGAGGAACTGATCCGTCAGGGCGTTTATCCCCGCAGCTTATGGAAATAG
- a CDS encoding aldose epimerase family protein, translating to MEIEQNVWGFTPEGEAIILYTMRNSRGASVQLTNIGASVVSVQVPDRDGTLADVVLGYKEWKSYFGDGPHMGKCVGRFANRIREGRFTLDGKEYRLPRNDGPNHLHGGPGGFANKIWASRVETDRVVFSLVSPDGDQGYPAEVGVEAVYDWNDDCELELTFYAKSDAPTVLNLTNHTYFNLAGEHSGSVLGHTLQLKASKWLPADKALIFTGEIAPVEGTPMDFRTAKTLGRDIEADFEPLKNARGYDASWVVDGWKKGELQQVGTLADPVSGRVMEIHTTQPALQLYTGNWLAGSPEGKSGRGYEDHEGVAIECQGYPDSVNHPEFVPARLEGGELYSEKIIYKFTTLS from the coding sequence ATGGAAATAGAACAGAACGTGTGGGGCTTCACGCCCGAGGGCGAAGCCATCATCCTCTACACGATGCGCAACAGCCGCGGAGCCTCGGTCCAGCTCACCAACATCGGGGCGAGCGTAGTCTCCGTACAGGTGCCCGACCGCGACGGCACACTGGCCGACGTGGTGCTCGGCTACAAGGAGTGGAAAAGCTATTTCGGCGACGGGCCCCACATGGGCAAGTGCGTGGGCCGGTTCGCCAACCGCATCCGGGAGGGCCGTTTCACGCTGGACGGCAAGGAGTACCGTCTGCCCCGCAACGACGGCCCCAACCACCTGCACGGCGGCCCGGGCGGATTCGCCAACAAAATCTGGGCTTCGCGCGTGGAGACCGACCGTGTGGTCTTCTCGCTCGTCAGTCCCGACGGCGACCAGGGATATCCGGCCGAAGTGGGTGTCGAGGCGGTCTATGACTGGAACGACGACTGCGAACTGGAGCTCACCTTCTACGCGAAGAGCGATGCCCCCACGGTGCTCAACCTCACCAACCACACCTACTTCAACCTGGCGGGCGAGCACAGCGGCAGCGTATTGGGGCACACCCTCCAGCTGAAAGCCTCGAAATGGCTGCCTGCGGACAAGGCGCTGATCTTCACCGGGGAGATCGCCCCGGTCGAAGGTACTCCGATGGATTTCCGCACGGCCAAAACGCTCGGACGCGACATCGAAGCCGACTTCGAACCGCTGAAAAACGCCCGCGGCTACGACGCGAGCTGGGTGGTGGACGGCTGGAAAAAGGGAGAGCTGCAACAGGTCGGCACGCTGGCCGATCCGGTGTCGGGACGGGTCATGGAGATCCACACCACCCAGCCCGCCCTCCAGCTCTACACGGGCAACTGGCTCGCCGGATCGCCCGAGGGCAAGAGCGGCCGGGGATACGAAGACCACGAAGGCGTGGCGATCGAATGTCAGGGCTATCCCGATTCGGTCAACCACCCCGAATTCGTTCCGGCCCGGCTGGAAGGCGGGGAACTCTATTCCGAAAAGATCATATACAAATTCACGACACTCTCCTGA